In the genome of Etheostoma cragini isolate CJK2018 chromosome 5, CSU_Ecrag_1.0, whole genome shotgun sequence, the window CTATCTCTTTTTGGGGCTGAGTGCCGGTTGTGTGGCTGAAGGGTAACTAGGTAAACATGTGATTACTCACCGGGTGGTAGATGTTGTAAAAGCTCTTGCAGGTTGGGAAGGTGTAGTTAGGATCGATGTGTTTGAGCCCACGAACGGTCAGGAACATTCCAATAGGAGAgccaaaagcaaaaaatgtttgAGGTTGGAAAGCCAGCTGTGGGTATTCAATGCATACCTGTGGAGAGAGGGTAAGGTAGGGTGGGAAACTTGTGTGTTTCAATTTGTCATGATTTTAACACAGTTCTGTTCAAAGAAGACACATTTatgcagacacagaaacatttcTTGGGGAGCTGACCATTCATGCAGGACTAGATGAGCACAAACAGAGGGTGTGGTATTGGGTTGTACAACTTGATGGGACGAAGATGGTAGcctcaaacacaacacaatgggACGTAGCCATGGAAACCCTATTCCTCATGAAAAAGCCACTATAATTCAAGTCAATTAAAGTTTTCCCTGACCAGAGCAGACTgtatgtgaagaagaaaagaaacagccaAAGTGAGATTGTAGAGAGAGCTAAGGACAAGGCCTGAGAGCATGGGGACACCATGTGAGACACACCTGTCCCTTGGCTATGCCTCCATTAGTCTGTCCAGGCAAGCGGGGTAAGGAGAGAAGCAGGAAGGTGATGCATCAAATCTTTTATCTAATGGTACTCCGGAGCACAACTTATCATCTCTGTGTCAATGAGTGGTACCTGTCCAATGCCGACGTCAAAGTATTCGTAGTCTACAGCACTGGTGACAGACTGCGCCCTGTGGAACTGGGACTGCTGCGTTGTCAATCCTGAAGAATGATCGTTGGTCACCTGAGCTGGAACTTGCAACCCGGGTGACAGGCGTGCTGCCCTCCTCTTACAATCCTATTTAGATTGAGAAACatataaagttattttaacAACATCTGAACTGAACTTTTTATGGCTACTATCATTTAGAAAGAAAGCCCCAAAGCAAAAGAAGAACCGGCCATGAATTAAATTAGTCACATTGTCGCTTGTTTCTTCCTGTTGTTTACAGTAAACAAGTTCCTATATAGCCAGCATCAGACAATCCACATCAATGGtgtttaaaaacatacacatggCAAAAAGAATTTTAATATGTAGACATGTgaattgttttgcaaaaaaaggAGCAGATTATGGTGTGGCCTTTTTATGGACAGTGGAGGTGTATTAACACCATGCATTTAAACCATCCAACTAAATTTGATCCAGACCAAAGAAACACATTATCTTAAAAGGGTTGTAATGGTTATATTTTCCAAAACAAGAAAACCCAGTATAGTTTCAGGCCGTCCAACCTCTGAAAGCCATTTCCTCCTGACGTAGTTCAGGATCTTCTTCCGAGGTCCAAGAGGAATTCCTATATCTTTAAGATCACTGTCCTGGCAAAGAGCCTAAAACGGAAGATCCATAAGTTTGATCTATGCATCCCACTTGAATTTGtatctcctgtgtgtgtgtgtgtgtgtgtgtgtgtgtgtgttaccagtGATTCCAGGTCTAGGTTTTCTGCCTGCAGTGTATCAAGGTATTGCTCTAGGCCCAGTCTGGTCAAAGTCTGCTGCAGCGTGTCACAGTTCAGATGAAAGGGCTCACCAGAGGGCACCTAAAGCACAGGAAGGGAGAGAAAGTAAAGTTGATGTTCTTATCTATGTTtagaaaaatatgaaacaaaaactaTCTGGACACTGATGTTATCTTTTACAGTGGATGTCATCATACCCCCTCTCTGGCTTCTGATCCAGTCCTCTGATTGGTGAGCAGGTCAAACAGAATCAGTGAACCTAAGAAACCAGAGACAAAGGAAAAGTTGAAATTCAGCATTTCAATGgattgtgactgtgtgtgtttcggTGGTTGCACATGTCTTACCCAGGCTATGGCCTACTACTGAAACTGCCCCTTTAAATTCTGAGTGTCTCTGTTTAAAGAGGGTGTGGAGCTTGTTGATCTCTGAGGCCACTGTGTCAACTATGGTCTGGCAGTAGGTGGGGCTGTTATAGAAAAACAGGTCCAGCAGAGTGTCGTTGGTGAAATGTCTCAGCCTGCTGATGCTGGGTAGAGTGATCCTCTGGATGTCCCTGGAAAAGGAGGGGAAGGGAGGGAAGACACAGTTTGACAAATTTCTACAGGTATCGGAGACATTAGTAGTATTGTACAGAGGCATGTTGTTTTCTCCACACTTACTCGTCCACACCAGTAGCATCCCCGTGAAGAGCATTGTGCCAGTTGACTGGGAGGAACTCCACTCTTCCTATCTGGCCATCTTTTTGGGCATGCTTATAATGAGAGGCCAGGAGGGACAAGGAAGCACTCCTAAAGTCATTTACTGAagtgagaaaaggagaaaatgagatatacatacacataaatatatgtatagtatacacacacacacacacacacgttcataaACAATCACACTTACCACACTGTATTATGGATCTGAAGCGCAAGTCACATGCAGGGCCGATGCCATGGACCATAAAGACAAGGTGGTCTATCTTTTCTGGTTCAcctgagaacacacacagcaatataTGTCAATTGTAGATAATACTTTGTTAAATGAGATTATATTTTAGTATATTTCTTAgtggtatacacacacataccatcAGGTATTTCTATAGAGATGTTGTCCACTCCCCTTTTGACTGTTTGAGGCCGGGTCTGCTCCGAGGGGGAGGACACCCAATCATCCTGCAATCCCATTGGCTGATACTGCATTATTAGCTGAGAGAAGAGCAGGGAAATTAATGAGAAGGCTTGTTAGAAGGAAACAATGTCCCTAATTTAAGATATACTCAGAAAAGCCATGGTGGGGCTTAGTTGTGAATTTAATTATAGTGCAGATAGTGATATTTTAAAAGCAGGCCTTACCTTTGGATTGTGTAAAATGACAGTCTCTCCACTGGGAAACACCAGTTTCCTCTTCCATTCGTTCAAGGTCACTGCTATCATATAGGCCTCCTGAAAACAATTTTAGGACGGGAGGGGGACCAACAGATTTGGAAAGAGTAAGTGAGGAACAGGCAAAGTTAGGTAGATAATCCAAGTCAGAAGTTGTAGGAATGAGCTGTGTGGAGGTGAGGGTTCAGCTTCAATGTCAGACTACCTCCAGACTCTTGCTTAAGTCCTCAGGGTAAGGCATGAAAATGGTGTCTTTGTCTCCTTTATAGAACCAGGTACAGCGCCGGACTGCAGTGGGGCCTTGCTCCCAGTACACAGCAAAGCGCTTCCTCTCCTTGACATGTACGTCGTACCGCTCTCCTTCCACAGCAATCACTACCTCGTCCTCCTCGTCTTTTACtgcacagcaaacacacacatacacaagcagaTACAAACGTTTATGAGACAATTTTCAAAGAGTGAATTTCAAGCAAAGGTTCTATGAGGACATCCAACATACTTGCTCGTGCTGTGCTTCAGATCTGACAATGTTTATGGGAATAAGACTACAGTGATTCTGAAAGATGGTTGTTGTGTGTACAAGCAGTGTTATTAGTAGTTCCTTTTTGGGCTTAAGTCTGTTGACTCAGAATTTACCCTCAGGACTATGTTGTTACTTTTGCTCGGTGGATTTGGacttctgcagcagcagcagcatcaccaGAAGGATAAGTGTACTCTCCTGATATAATATGGAAATATGTTCTATGGGAGCTGCCATCCTGTCTCGCTTTGGAGAAACTAATATtgtcaaaaagaaagacaaaaacgtTGTAGTTTAGGGAGCTCTTATATAAAATGTGTGGaaagtcatatttttttatgatttggaAAGTattcactgttttttgttttgttttatatttttctttgggTGGGGGATGTGTTTGATCATCAATGGAAAGTAGATATAAAGGATCAGCCCAGCAAAAAAACTCCTGTAAAACTTCAAAATGTGTATCAATTACGTGTCTCACCTAAAACGGGCCTGAAACTAAACTACCTGAAACTATCTGTTAAACTGCTTTTAACGTTTGGCATGTCCCATCAAGAGAGTAAAGCGCCCTACTGGGCACCAGGCCAGTGTTGGCAGTAATGCAAAAaacagtaatgtttttacactttatcTTCTCACAGCTGTTTCTGGCAAACTCCCTATGTTCttacttttcacacacaacttTTAACATAATGTTCATGCACTGTATAATGGACATGTGAATTACATACACATGCTTACCAGTGTTGCAGGCATTCTCTAGTTTGTCAGAGTCTTCTCTGCTGAAAGGAAGCCAGGAGGTCTTGTCATCGGCCCGTCGACAGAAGAACCAGTGAGGCTGCACTTCTTGATAAGGAGCTGGGACCGACTCCATGTCAAGCATCTCAAAGGAGAACGTGGAAGAAGGAGAGGCCTCATCAACCCCAGGTGACACCTAGAGAAAAATTATGCTCAGTCAACAATTCTTCTTCAACTCGGCAATATTGCCCAGTTACTAAGTTAAAGGCAAATGCCTGCTGTACATACATCTGTCCACCGTTCAACTCTGTAGCTTCCAGAATAAGTAAATATAGAAGTCTGATCTAAGTCTGTGCCATCCATTAAGCTCCTACCAAGGAACCTGAGACCACGAGACGAGGCAAAGGACAGTCGGACAGGAAAGGATCAGGCCTCCCTTTGGCCAGGCGCACAAAGCcctgtttcttttctcctctacAAGCTGTCTCttgtctcttcttctttccacAACTGATACAGCTACAGTGTGTAAACAACCTTTTTCCACTGTGTATCTTGTATTCACTAACAATGCTTCCAGTAACACATTTCCTCCTGTTTCAGTATTTTGAAAGAGAGAAGCCTGCCACTGCTTGACACAACAACAAATCCCACATTACACACAGCTCAGCAAGCAGACACTGTCTTTATAAAGCCTTAGTTGAAGACATATTGCAATGTGTCATATGgtaactgcattttgttgttttcaaattcagaaTTCTATTTCTAAAACTGTTGTGACAGAGGATTTCAGTATTGGCATGGCCTTGAAATTGTGCAAAAGGTTGTGGTTTGTTGCATAGAAGaacaattttacttttattaaattttgAGTGCCATCTTAAAACTCTGAGGGTTTCAGATCAATGACAATTTATGATCTGATTAAAAATAATCCTTATCTTCTTCAGTACGTCATTGTCAATTTCTCCATTTATATCTATATAATTGTATGTATTATAACTATAGGTGAAAgtttataataacaacaacttCCATTTTTGAAATGGGAAAAGGCCATTCCACTCTGTGCAAGGAAGGCACAAGGTCTGTGTGTTTCCCATGAATGTGTTTCCCCTTATCTTAATTTAATCTAACACTAATCCCAAACAGTCATGCCTGCATTGCTCAATCATTTCTTGACCTAACCCCTGACCCCAATCATAGAGCTAAAGGAAACAGACTTTGACAAACAACACTGCTACACCCAtacacaaaaatcacaaatgcACCCTCACCTGATCTTCAGGTGTGTTTCCTTTTGCCACAGTCTGGGTGGGGTTGTCTAGGTTGATGTTAGGGGCGGTCTGAGGTAGACCCCCCTCCTCACGAGGACTCTGTGACATTAGCCTAACAGCTGACACAAACCCTCAACTCTGGCCTGAGGGGGGGCAAACACAGGACCTAGCTAAAACAACCCAGAAAGAGACCAAAAAGGATGTTTAAAGACCATCACAACTATTACATAACATGATATAGCCTGTCTAGCAAGGGAGACTAGTGATACCTACACCAAACTGTTGTTGAGttgtttaatgtaatgttagtAACCCAGGTCACAGGATGTAACGTTACTAGCTGCTGTCTCACCCGCTGCTGGTCAGTAAATATACGTTTAACTGTTAAAGCAATGGAAAACATAAACAGTCAGGTTAATGTGACATCAAAACGTTAAGTTGCAAAAAGGATGTAAAGAATTTCTTGATATTACCTTGAACAAAACTAACTAAGGTTAATGTTAACGgttatttctcattttatcagtgttttttaaagagtgCATCAACACATCCAAGAGGCCACGGGTCGTTTTCGTTGGTTGAGGTCAATGCTAGCGTAGTAACGGTGGCTGGACGGAAAGCTGGTGTCAACTTCTCTGTCTTCACATCCTGTTATTGTTTTGGGATTTAGCTAGCACTAGCTAACTTTAGAAACAGACAGTGTCAACCTAGCTAAACTCACCGACAACTTTACATAGTTACAATTAATTCAGAGAGTCTGTACTGTCTTGTTAAACGTACATGGTTTGTTTTCGTTGTTTAGCTCGCTCGGGCTAGCTCGGCTAGCCAAGGACAGCCTTCTGTCAAACGGGTTGGTTACAGTGTTTTCGGAAATATGACTATTACGAGATTGATGTTAAAGAACGACAACACTAACGcacaaataaatggttaaaacaacaatgttaatacGTACAAAATGTTCTGTGATGCTCTAGTTCGTTTTTCAAAGTGTGACGATTAGAGTGAGTGCGAATAGAGAGTTAACGTTAAATATATTCAATACCTGAACACAGCGTCCTATAAAAAATATGCcctataaattaataaaatgtccTTCTGGTCAATATTCCGCTGTGACACAAAGAACTTCTGAGTCTGTTAAACTCTAAATCAAACAGTCTCCGAATAAATCACCTATACTATTATTGCAAAGAACCAAACCTCCCTGCGGAGAAATTAAATGTACGAGGAGCACTCGAAGGCGACATTAAACAACACAGCACCGCCAGGACACCGCCCCCCAAAAATGTAAGCATACGTCACGGATTTGTATTTCGgttattgtttttctgcagtGGACACGGGGTGGGTGTACAAAGTTCAGATTTCACTAATGTAGTGTAAAGTTGACATAACTGTATATCTTTTCTACTTACGTTCAGTAATTGTAAATGGGATGggtgtttttattaattatactgtatatttgtaggctaagtagtgtatatatatatatatat includes:
- the ddhd2 gene encoding phospholipase DDHD2 isoform X2; this encodes MSQSPREEGGLPQTAPNINLDNPTQTVAKGNTPEDQVSPGVDEASPSSTFSFEMLDMESVPAPYQEVQPHWFFCRRADDKTSWLPFSREDSDKLENACNTVKDEEDEVVIAVEGERYDVHVKERKRFAVYWEQGPTAVRRCTWFYKGDKDTIFMPYPEDLSKSLEEAYMIAVTLNEWKRKLVFPSGETVILHNPKLIMQYQPMGLQDDWVSSPSEQTRPQTVKRGVDNISIEIPDGEPEKIDHLVFMVHGIGPACDLRFRSIIQCVNDFRSASLSLLASHYKHAQKDGQIGRVEFLPVNWHNALHGDATGVDEDIQRITLPSISRLRHFTNDTLLDLFFYNSPTYCQTIVDTVASEINKLHTLFKQRHSEFKGAVSVVGHSLGSLILFDLLTNQRTGSEAREGVPSGEPFHLNCDTLQQTLTRLGLEQYLDTLQAENLDLESLALCQDSDLKDIGIPLGPRKKILNYVRRKWLSEDCKRRAARLSPGLQVPAQVTNDHSSGLTTQQSQFHRAQSVTSAVDYEYFDVGIGQVCIEYPQLAFQPQTFFAFGSPIGMFLTVRGLKHIDPNYTFPTCKSFYNIYHPYDPVAYRLEPMIVTEVDLEPMLIPHHKGRKRMHLELKDSLTRMGKDLRNNVWGSLRTAWQSFARPPVAALTSVDEGDTTIKRDYQERHRVCEETESSVSAGQTEQPEIKVGMLNGGRRIDYVLQEKPIESFNEYLFAIQSHLCYWESEDTALLLLKEIYDKQGVAFEQPQQ
- the ddhd2 gene encoding phospholipase DDHD2 isoform X1, with product MSQSPREEGGLPQTAPNINLDNPTQTVAKGNTPEDQVSPGVDEASPSSTFSFEMLDMESVPAPYQEVQPHWFFCRRADDKTSWLPFSREDSDKLENACNTVKDEEDEVVIAVEGERYDVHVKERKRFAVYWEQGPTAVRRCTWFYKGDKDTIFMPYPEDLSKSLEEAYMIAVTLNEWKRKLVFPSGETVILHNPKLIMQYQPMGLQDDWVSSPSEQTRPQTVKRGVDNISIEIPDGEPEKIDHLVFMVHGIGPACDLRFRSIIQCVNDFRSASLSLLASHYKHAQKDGQIGRVEFLPVNWHNALHGDATGVDEDIQRITLPSISRLRHFTNDTLLDLFFYNSPTYCQTIVDTVASEINKLHTLFKQRHSEFKGAVSVVGHSLGSLILFDLLTNQRTGSEAREGVPSGEPFHLNCDTLQQTLTRLGLEQYLDTLQAENLDLESLALCQDSDLKDIGIPLGPRKKILNYVRRKWLSEDCKRRAARLSPGLQVPAQVTNDHSSGLTTQQSQFHRAQSVTSAVDYEYFDVGIGQTNGGIAKGQVCIEYPQLAFQPQTFFAFGSPIGMFLTVRGLKHIDPNYTFPTCKSFYNIYHPYDPVAYRLEPMIVTEVDLEPMLIPHHKGRKRMHLELKDSLTRMGKDLRNNVWGSLRTAWQSFARPPVAALTSVDEGDTTIKRDYQERHRVCEETESSVSAGQTEQPEIKVGMLNGGRRIDYVLQEKPIESFNEYLFAIQSHLCYWESEDTALLLLKEIYDKQGVAFEQPQQ